From the Xiphophorus maculatus strain JP 163 A chromosome 20, X_maculatus-5.0-male, whole genome shotgun sequence genome, one window contains:
- the LOC102232053 gene encoding sodium- and chloride-dependent GABA transporter 2-like isoform X1 codes for MENAETKTEKLPGHYQASEGGNDTMDNAHSPEVRFRLDEGPDHPTTLRGQWSSKIEFLLAVAGQIIGLGNVWRFPYLCYKNGGGVFFIPYVLFLFSCGIPLFLLETSLGQYTKQGCITCWRKICPLFEGMGYGSQVVVLYSSIYYIVILAWAFLYLFSSFSSELPWATCRNSWNTENCVEFDQRRDYFNLTIPENATSPVREFWERRVLNITGSINELGSVRWELALCLLLSWIICYFCVWKGVKSTGKVVYFTATFPYVMLAVLLIRGLTLPGAMDGIKFYLYPDASRLADPQVWMDAGTQIFYSYAICIGCLVALGSYNKYNNNCYKDCVYLCLLNSGTSFVAGFAIFSALGFMAYEQNTDISKVAESGPGLAFIAYPRAVAMMPFPQLWAIFFFVMIILLGLDSEFVGLEALTTSISDLYPAFFLVGHRRKLLLLFVCVFSFFIGLVMVTEGGLYVFQVFDYYACSGMTLLLFAILQSVCVGWVYGAEHFYDNIEDMIGYRPFPFIKYCLKYVTPVICLGTFVFSLVKYTPLKFDNTIEYPWWGYALGLWFTLSSTLMVPLWMLYNLLITPGTLRERFSILCTPAEDLPLTKSEKALELLSPPPSQSNMD; via the exons ATggaaaatgctgaaacaaagacagagaaacTCCCAGGACATTATCAGGCTTCAGAGGGCGGCAATGA CACAATGGATAACGCCCACAGTCCAGAGGTCAGGTTCAGACTGGACGAGGGCCCTGATCATCCCACAACCCTGAGGGGACAATGGTCAAGCAAAATTGAGTTTCTTCTGGCTGTGGCGGGGCAAATTATCGGGCTGGGAAATGTGTGGAGGTTTCCTTACCTGTGCTACAAAAATGGAGGAG gTGTGTTCTTCATCCCGTACGTACTTTTCCTCTTCTCCTGCGGCATTCCCTTGTTTTTGCTGGAGACATCCCTCGGCCAGTACACCAAGCAGGGATGCAtcacctgttggaggaaaattTGTCCACTCTTCGAGG ggATGGGTTATGGCAGTCAGGTGGTTGTTTTATACTCCAGTATCTACTACATAGTGATACTAGCCTGGGCATTCCTGTATCTCTTCTCTTCCTTCAGCTCTGAACTTCCTTGGGCGACCTGCAGGAACAGCTGGAACACAG aaaattgtGTGGAGTTTGATCAAAGACGGGATTATTTCAACCTAACAATACCTGAGAATGCAACTTCACCAGTGAGAGAGTTTTGGGA GAGACGAGTTTTAAATATCACAGGCAGCATCAATGAGTTGGGCAGTGTTAGATGGGAGTTGGCTCTCTGTCTGCTGTTGTCTTGGATCATCTGTTACTTCTGCGTGTGGAAAGGAGTGAAGTCTACTGGGAAG GTCGTTTACTTTACTGCTACTTTTCCTTATGTGATGCTCGCTGTGCTACTCATTCGTGGACTCACATTGCCAGGAGCCATGGACGGGATCAAGTTCTACCTTTACCCAGATGCATCCCGCCTCGCCGACCCGCAG GTATGGATGGATGCCGggacacaaatattttattcctaTGCAATTTGCATTGGCTGTCTAGTTGCATTGGGCAGCTATAACAAGTACAACAATAACTGCTACAA GGATTGTGTATATTTGTGCCTTTTGAATAGTGGAACCAGTTTCGTTGCTGGTTTTGCCATCTTCTCTGCTCTTGGATTCATGGCCTATGAGCAGAACACTGACATATCAAAAGTGGCAGAATCAG gacCTGGTTTGGCATTTATTGCCTACCCTCGGGCAGTCGCCATGATGCCTTTTCCTCAACTTTGGGCCATATTCTTTTTTGTTATGATCATTCTTCTGGGACTGGACAGTGAG TTTGTAGGTCTGGAAGCTCTCACAACGTCAATATCTGACCTGTATCCTGCCTTCTTTCTTGTCGGCCATCGACGTAAACTTCTGCTCCTGTTCGTCTGCGTCTTCAGCTTTTTCATTGGTCTTGTTATGGTGACAGAA GGAGGACTGTACGTCTTCCAGGTGTTTGACTACTACGCCTGCAGTGGGATGACTTTGCTTCTGTTTGCCATTCTgcagtctgtgtgtgttggaTGGGTGTACG GTGCTGAGCACTTTTACGACAACATTGAGGACATGATCGGATACCGGCCTTTTCCCTTCATTAAGTACTGCTTGAAATACGTCACTCCAGTGATTTGCCTG ggcacttttgttttttccttggTCAAGTACACCCCTCTGAAGTTCGACAACACAATAGAGTATCCGTGGTGGGGTTACGCTCTGGGCTTGTGGTTCACTCTCTCCTCAACACTCATGGTTCCCCTCTGGATGCTGTACAATCTGCTCATCACTCCTGGCACCCTGCGGGAG AGATTCTCTATCTTGTGCACTCCAGCTGAAGACCTTCCTCTGACCAAATCAGAAAAGGCTCTCGAACTTCTCAGCCCGCCGCCATCTCAGAGCAACATGGATTGA
- the LOC102232053 gene encoding sodium- and chloride-dependent GABA transporter 2-like isoform X3 has product MENAETKTEKLPGHYQASEGGNDTMDNAHSPEVRFRLDEGPDHPTTLRGQWSSKIEFLLAVAGQIIGLGNVWRFPYLCYKNGGGVFFIPYVLFLFSCGIPLFLLETSLGQYTKQGCITCWRKICPLFEGMGYGSQVVVLYSSIYYIVILAWAFLYLFSSFSSELPWATCRNSWNTENCVEFDQRRDYFNLTIPENATSPVREFWERRVLNITGSINELGSVRWELALCLLLSWIICYFCVWKGVKSTGKVVYFTATFPYVMLAVLLIRGLTLPGAMDGIKFYLYPDASRLADPQVWMDAGTQIFYSYAICIGCLVALGSYNKYNNNCYKDCVYLCLLNSGTSFVAGFAIFSALGFMAYEQNTDISKVAESGPGLAFIAYPRAVAMMPFPQLWAIFFFVMIILLGLDSEFVGLEALTTSISDLYPAFFLVGHRRKLLLLFVCVFSFFIGLVMVTEGGLYVFQVFDYYACSGMTLLLFAILQSVCVGWVYGAEHFYDNIEDMIGYRPFPFIKYCLKYVTPVICLVGSN; this is encoded by the exons ATggaaaatgctgaaacaaagacagagaaacTCCCAGGACATTATCAGGCTTCAGAGGGCGGCAATGA CACAATGGATAACGCCCACAGTCCAGAGGTCAGGTTCAGACTGGACGAGGGCCCTGATCATCCCACAACCCTGAGGGGACAATGGTCAAGCAAAATTGAGTTTCTTCTGGCTGTGGCGGGGCAAATTATCGGGCTGGGAAATGTGTGGAGGTTTCCTTACCTGTGCTACAAAAATGGAGGAG gTGTGTTCTTCATCCCGTACGTACTTTTCCTCTTCTCCTGCGGCATTCCCTTGTTTTTGCTGGAGACATCCCTCGGCCAGTACACCAAGCAGGGATGCAtcacctgttggaggaaaattTGTCCACTCTTCGAGG ggATGGGTTATGGCAGTCAGGTGGTTGTTTTATACTCCAGTATCTACTACATAGTGATACTAGCCTGGGCATTCCTGTATCTCTTCTCTTCCTTCAGCTCTGAACTTCCTTGGGCGACCTGCAGGAACAGCTGGAACACAG aaaattgtGTGGAGTTTGATCAAAGACGGGATTATTTCAACCTAACAATACCTGAGAATGCAACTTCACCAGTGAGAGAGTTTTGGGA GAGACGAGTTTTAAATATCACAGGCAGCATCAATGAGTTGGGCAGTGTTAGATGGGAGTTGGCTCTCTGTCTGCTGTTGTCTTGGATCATCTGTTACTTCTGCGTGTGGAAAGGAGTGAAGTCTACTGGGAAG GTCGTTTACTTTACTGCTACTTTTCCTTATGTGATGCTCGCTGTGCTACTCATTCGTGGACTCACATTGCCAGGAGCCATGGACGGGATCAAGTTCTACCTTTACCCAGATGCATCCCGCCTCGCCGACCCGCAG GTATGGATGGATGCCGggacacaaatattttattcctaTGCAATTTGCATTGGCTGTCTAGTTGCATTGGGCAGCTATAACAAGTACAACAATAACTGCTACAA GGATTGTGTATATTTGTGCCTTTTGAATAGTGGAACCAGTTTCGTTGCTGGTTTTGCCATCTTCTCTGCTCTTGGATTCATGGCCTATGAGCAGAACACTGACATATCAAAAGTGGCAGAATCAG gacCTGGTTTGGCATTTATTGCCTACCCTCGGGCAGTCGCCATGATGCCTTTTCCTCAACTTTGGGCCATATTCTTTTTTGTTATGATCATTCTTCTGGGACTGGACAGTGAG TTTGTAGGTCTGGAAGCTCTCACAACGTCAATATCTGACCTGTATCCTGCCTTCTTTCTTGTCGGCCATCGACGTAAACTTCTGCTCCTGTTCGTCTGCGTCTTCAGCTTTTTCATTGGTCTTGTTATGGTGACAGAA GGAGGACTGTACGTCTTCCAGGTGTTTGACTACTACGCCTGCAGTGGGATGACTTTGCTTCTGTTTGCCATTCTgcagtctgtgtgtgttggaTGGGTGTACG GTGCTGAGCACTTTTACGACAACATTGAGGACATGATCGGATACCGGCCTTTTCCCTTCATTAAGTACTGCTTGAAATACGTCACTCCAGTGATTTGCCTGGTGGGTTccaattaa
- the LOC102232053 gene encoding sodium- and chloride-dependent GABA transporter 2-like isoform X2 yields MDNAHSPEVRFRLDEGPDHPTTLRGQWSSKIEFLLAVAGQIIGLGNVWRFPYLCYKNGGGVFFIPYVLFLFSCGIPLFLLETSLGQYTKQGCITCWRKICPLFEGMGYGSQVVVLYSSIYYIVILAWAFLYLFSSFSSELPWATCRNSWNTENCVEFDQRRDYFNLTIPENATSPVREFWERRVLNITGSINELGSVRWELALCLLLSWIICYFCVWKGVKSTGKVVYFTATFPYVMLAVLLIRGLTLPGAMDGIKFYLYPDASRLADPQVWMDAGTQIFYSYAICIGCLVALGSYNKYNNNCYKDCVYLCLLNSGTSFVAGFAIFSALGFMAYEQNTDISKVAESGPGLAFIAYPRAVAMMPFPQLWAIFFFVMIILLGLDSEFVGLEALTTSISDLYPAFFLVGHRRKLLLLFVCVFSFFIGLVMVTEGGLYVFQVFDYYACSGMTLLLFAILQSVCVGWVYGAEHFYDNIEDMIGYRPFPFIKYCLKYVTPVICLGTFVFSLVKYTPLKFDNTIEYPWWGYALGLWFTLSSTLMVPLWMLYNLLITPGTLRERFSILCTPAEDLPLTKSEKALELLSPPPSQSNMD; encoded by the exons ATGGATAACGCCCACAGTCCAGAGGTCAGGTTCAGACTGGACGAGGGCCCTGATCATCCCACAACCCTGAGGGGACAATGGTCAAGCAAAATTGAGTTTCTTCTGGCTGTGGCGGGGCAAATTATCGGGCTGGGAAATGTGTGGAGGTTTCCTTACCTGTGCTACAAAAATGGAGGAG gTGTGTTCTTCATCCCGTACGTACTTTTCCTCTTCTCCTGCGGCATTCCCTTGTTTTTGCTGGAGACATCCCTCGGCCAGTACACCAAGCAGGGATGCAtcacctgttggaggaaaattTGTCCACTCTTCGAGG ggATGGGTTATGGCAGTCAGGTGGTTGTTTTATACTCCAGTATCTACTACATAGTGATACTAGCCTGGGCATTCCTGTATCTCTTCTCTTCCTTCAGCTCTGAACTTCCTTGGGCGACCTGCAGGAACAGCTGGAACACAG aaaattgtGTGGAGTTTGATCAAAGACGGGATTATTTCAACCTAACAATACCTGAGAATGCAACTTCACCAGTGAGAGAGTTTTGGGA GAGACGAGTTTTAAATATCACAGGCAGCATCAATGAGTTGGGCAGTGTTAGATGGGAGTTGGCTCTCTGTCTGCTGTTGTCTTGGATCATCTGTTACTTCTGCGTGTGGAAAGGAGTGAAGTCTACTGGGAAG GTCGTTTACTTTACTGCTACTTTTCCTTATGTGATGCTCGCTGTGCTACTCATTCGTGGACTCACATTGCCAGGAGCCATGGACGGGATCAAGTTCTACCTTTACCCAGATGCATCCCGCCTCGCCGACCCGCAG GTATGGATGGATGCCGggacacaaatattttattcctaTGCAATTTGCATTGGCTGTCTAGTTGCATTGGGCAGCTATAACAAGTACAACAATAACTGCTACAA GGATTGTGTATATTTGTGCCTTTTGAATAGTGGAACCAGTTTCGTTGCTGGTTTTGCCATCTTCTCTGCTCTTGGATTCATGGCCTATGAGCAGAACACTGACATATCAAAAGTGGCAGAATCAG gacCTGGTTTGGCATTTATTGCCTACCCTCGGGCAGTCGCCATGATGCCTTTTCCTCAACTTTGGGCCATATTCTTTTTTGTTATGATCATTCTTCTGGGACTGGACAGTGAG TTTGTAGGTCTGGAAGCTCTCACAACGTCAATATCTGACCTGTATCCTGCCTTCTTTCTTGTCGGCCATCGACGTAAACTTCTGCTCCTGTTCGTCTGCGTCTTCAGCTTTTTCATTGGTCTTGTTATGGTGACAGAA GGAGGACTGTACGTCTTCCAGGTGTTTGACTACTACGCCTGCAGTGGGATGACTTTGCTTCTGTTTGCCATTCTgcagtctgtgtgtgttggaTGGGTGTACG GTGCTGAGCACTTTTACGACAACATTGAGGACATGATCGGATACCGGCCTTTTCCCTTCATTAAGTACTGCTTGAAATACGTCACTCCAGTGATTTGCCTG ggcacttttgttttttccttggTCAAGTACACCCCTCTGAAGTTCGACAACACAATAGAGTATCCGTGGTGGGGTTACGCTCTGGGCTTGTGGTTCACTCTCTCCTCAACACTCATGGTTCCCCTCTGGATGCTGTACAATCTGCTCATCACTCCTGGCACCCTGCGGGAG AGATTCTCTATCTTGTGCACTCCAGCTGAAGACCTTCCTCTGACCAAATCAGAAAAGGCTCTCGAACTTCTCAGCCCGCCGCCATCTCAGAGCAACATGGATTGA
- the LOC102232053 gene encoding sodium- and chloride-dependent GABA transporter 2-like isoform X4 has protein sequence MAVSSELPWATCRNSWNTENCVEFDQRRDYFNLTIPENATSPVREFWERRVLNITGSINELGSVRWELALCLLLSWIICYFCVWKGVKSTGKVVYFTATFPYVMLAVLLIRGLTLPGAMDGIKFYLYPDASRLADPQVWMDAGTQIFYSYAICIGCLVALGSYNKYNNNCYKDCVYLCLLNSGTSFVAGFAIFSALGFMAYEQNTDISKVAESGPGLAFIAYPRAVAMMPFPQLWAIFFFVMIILLGLDSEFVGLEALTTSISDLYPAFFLVGHRRKLLLLFVCVFSFFIGLVMVTEGGLYVFQVFDYYACSGMTLLLFAILQSVCVGWVYGAEHFYDNIEDMIGYRPFPFIKYCLKYVTPVICLGTFVFSLVKYTPLKFDNTIEYPWWGYALGLWFTLSSTLMVPLWMLYNLLITPGTLRERFSILCTPAEDLPLTKSEKALELLSPPPSQSNMD, from the exons ATGGCAGTCAG CTCTGAACTTCCTTGGGCGACCTGCAGGAACAGCTGGAACACAG aaaattgtGTGGAGTTTGATCAAAGACGGGATTATTTCAACCTAACAATACCTGAGAATGCAACTTCACCAGTGAGAGAGTTTTGGGA GAGACGAGTTTTAAATATCACAGGCAGCATCAATGAGTTGGGCAGTGTTAGATGGGAGTTGGCTCTCTGTCTGCTGTTGTCTTGGATCATCTGTTACTTCTGCGTGTGGAAAGGAGTGAAGTCTACTGGGAAG GTCGTTTACTTTACTGCTACTTTTCCTTATGTGATGCTCGCTGTGCTACTCATTCGTGGACTCACATTGCCAGGAGCCATGGACGGGATCAAGTTCTACCTTTACCCAGATGCATCCCGCCTCGCCGACCCGCAG GTATGGATGGATGCCGggacacaaatattttattcctaTGCAATTTGCATTGGCTGTCTAGTTGCATTGGGCAGCTATAACAAGTACAACAATAACTGCTACAA GGATTGTGTATATTTGTGCCTTTTGAATAGTGGAACCAGTTTCGTTGCTGGTTTTGCCATCTTCTCTGCTCTTGGATTCATGGCCTATGAGCAGAACACTGACATATCAAAAGTGGCAGAATCAG gacCTGGTTTGGCATTTATTGCCTACCCTCGGGCAGTCGCCATGATGCCTTTTCCTCAACTTTGGGCCATATTCTTTTTTGTTATGATCATTCTTCTGGGACTGGACAGTGAG TTTGTAGGTCTGGAAGCTCTCACAACGTCAATATCTGACCTGTATCCTGCCTTCTTTCTTGTCGGCCATCGACGTAAACTTCTGCTCCTGTTCGTCTGCGTCTTCAGCTTTTTCATTGGTCTTGTTATGGTGACAGAA GGAGGACTGTACGTCTTCCAGGTGTTTGACTACTACGCCTGCAGTGGGATGACTTTGCTTCTGTTTGCCATTCTgcagtctgtgtgtgttggaTGGGTGTACG GTGCTGAGCACTTTTACGACAACATTGAGGACATGATCGGATACCGGCCTTTTCCCTTCATTAAGTACTGCTTGAAATACGTCACTCCAGTGATTTGCCTG ggcacttttgttttttccttggTCAAGTACACCCCTCTGAAGTTCGACAACACAATAGAGTATCCGTGGTGGGGTTACGCTCTGGGCTTGTGGTTCACTCTCTCCTCAACACTCATGGTTCCCCTCTGGATGCTGTACAATCTGCTCATCACTCCTGGCACCCTGCGGGAG AGATTCTCTATCTTGTGCACTCCAGCTGAAGACCTTCCTCTGACCAAATCAGAAAAGGCTCTCGAACTTCTCAGCCCGCCGCCATCTCAGAGCAACATGGATTGA